GCACCAAATAAATAATAAATAAGATTTTGCTGTAGTTTCCTGTTTGTGACACAACCCACTTTGAATATAATATCAACACATTGGTATTGAGGAAAATCAACATGGCGCTGATTGATGGTCTTGCAGATGATAATAAAAGACAAACACTGGTGGCTGATTGCACCAATTTATTAGAAACACAAGTTGCTTCCATAGGTGGAATTTCTGGACTGGCCATCAAAGCTGGCTATGGTGCTATTAAAGGAATTAGTCCCGGATATTGTGCTGGTGCGATTGAACGTCTTTTACCACAATCTTTCGCTGCACTGGAACCTATATGGGAGGAAGGCTTAAAAACAGACGATCCTGCCCGATACCTGATCGCCAACCGTTCTCGTACAGCAGATGCACTGTTAAGTGTTACTGATGTCCGTATTCAGAAAAGTAGCAACTCAACTTTAAAAGGTATCTATAATAAACTTCGCAATTCAGTCAAAAACCACGTAGAAGAA
This sequence is a window from Anabaena sphaerica FACHB-251. Protein-coding genes within it:
- a CDS encoding DUF6918 family protein; this encodes MALIDGLADDNKRQTLVADCTNLLETQVASIGGISGLAIKAGYGAIKGISPGYCAGAIERLLPQSFAALEPIWEEGLKTDDPARYLIANRSRTADALLSVTDVRIQKSSNSTLKGIYNKLRNSVKNHVEEAVPGLAQILNKYTA